Within the Drosophila miranda strain MSH22 chromosome Y unlocalized genomic scaffold, D.miranda_PacBio2.1 Contig_Y2_pilon, whole genome shotgun sequence genome, the region acgtcacgctcagactgattttctgtctctctcgcacgcactctttgtcgtgtcgtttaatattagcggcgtctgccggaggagagccatactgacttagtatcgggtataaccgtagagttgcggtgtccgcagcaactcacaacgttccccctcgttttttttgtattctattaCTTTTATTATGCTTTAATACTAGTTCTTATGTAGGGTTAGCAACTAGTTGTGGGGGTCTGGGACTGTGGTTTGTTGGTGGGGTAATGGGGCGTAGCTATGCggtacggccgcaaagcattgcttcgcacagCCGTTCCTCCTTACTCCTCCGACACTTTCCTTTCCCTCTCCGCTCTCCGTAGTTCCCGCATTATAGTGGCGGCGAACCTAGTGGTGGCATCCCACGCCTTGGGATTCGCTACCATGTGCGGCACGATCCCTCCGACGCTAATGCTGGTGGCTAGCTCATCCTCTAGCTGACGCCTCTCGTACTCGAACGGTGGCATTCAAAGAAGACGTGGTGgaagtatgtgtgtgtgtgtgtgccttgCCTTTGCCTTCATCTCTACTAATTTTCAATAATTTTCTGAAACTGAGTTGGCCTTTTCCCCTGCACAGTGGGCCAGAAATGGAGCCTGGCATCTGGGTTCGCTTGAAACCGATTTGCCCCATCGTACTTGACTGCTTTCTCAGTTTTTGGGACGAATATAGCAGGCCTTTAAATCGAATCCCAACGTCCCCTCGGGTCTCCAGCCCAGAATTTTCATTCCACTGATAGCAGCCGAACTGTGAACAACAGAACAATACAAGTATTTAAGGTCTAAGCAAGAGCAACAAAACTTgtaagtaaaaaaaaaataatgaaaatacaaatattaaaaaaaaaaattaaaaacaagATTAAAAATAATTCTAATAATTATTTTTTGattcctttctttagtttaaCATGTCTTCTGAAGAATCACCCGGTGGAGGCGAGGGAGGCGATGGAGCCGGATCTGGATCGGCAAAGGGCACGACCACGGCCGGAGCCGCCCTGATGATGGCCAGCCCTTGGCTGACGGTGGCCGCTGCCACCGCCTACACCACAACCGCCATGTGGGCCAAGCTACGTGAAATGGGCATATTCAAGAGTTTGCGGGGTCGCAAgtctgccgccgccgccgccgccgccgcagccGACGACGAGGATGCCGCCGATGCCGCTGGTGACGCCTCGCAGACAACCGATGAGGTGCTAAAGCTGTTCCAGGACGGAACTGCCATCGATGGCTTGCTACTGCAggatcaggaactgcagcagCGTGAAGAGGGTCTGGGACCCGATCGACCACTAGAGTTGTCGCCCATTGGCTTCTAAATGGGTGGCCACAGGATGAGGACACAAATGCAACACtaactacacacacacacacaccgcacactTAATGGTTTAGTTACCCACCCCCCCACACACGAAAAAAGGGATACAAACGGACACTGAGaacccacacgcacacaccaaAGATAATTGTAATGCTTGCGCGTTCCAAGGGGGATGGATAAGCAGGAGGACACACACATCGCCACCCTCAAGGCCAACACAAATTGTTAGTCATAATTCTGGCAATCGAAATTAATTGTGAATCAAACACGATGATGTTAAAGCCTCCTCGAATGACAAGATGTATCCCACATCAATCTGCATCAATACATATAAACCATTTATTGAAAGACAAGCAAAGAGCAAGCCACAtcgtggctgttgctgttgttgcagttgcatgTTGCAATAACAATTTCGCTTTCGCTGCCGCCATACCCCTTAGCCATTGCCTGCCGCGGGTATGCACGCACCCTGCCTCCAACGCTCCCCCTCGTGTACGTGTACTTTCGCGGTGGTTTGGTTTTAATCGTGACTCATTTGGCGAAGGGCGCAACATGAAAGCCAATTAGACGATTAGAGCTGGATCTGGATCTGGTTTGGAGATGGCAAGAGTTGTCCCCCGACTCCATTCTATGGCTTCATTTGCCGCTCTGGTATTTCATCGATAGCGCAGAGCAATTTGCAAAGATACACATTTACATATCCATGCATCTATGGACGAGTGGCATTAGGAGGTGGCATAGCTTTACAGGTGTAgtcatttttttaaattatttaattaaatagTTTTACTGATGGACTGTTTCCGTGCAGCATATTTCGTCTgattaaaattaaaatctcTTACGCAGCAAAGTTTTTCGCTTAAAGTTTTAATGGCCCCTCCCCCTGGGAGCCCCACAACCCGCTGTGCTCAACGcacaaaaaaccaacaatacAGTCGCTGATTAAACAACAAATGAGCGTTGGATTAAAAAAGTTTCgttctccccctccccctacccctctctctttctctctctctgaattcaattttaatttaattacttCCAATGCCAACTTTTGAAACACATTGTGTAAGGGtgtgggggggagggggggggttCTATGATTTGTTAAGTAGAGGCCCCGGGCCGGGATCGGCTAATCAGATCAACATTATTAGCGGAGATAACAAGAAAATTGCAATCCTttttgcctctgcctctccctctccccagCCCTGCCTTTAATCCGATTGTCATTGTCATAAGCTTCCTTCCCCATGTGCCCTGTTCATGTGTCTGTGCGGGGAATTGTTTATGAATCCTCTATAATTAATTGGTGGCTATGGAAATGTGTTCAGCCACAATTAAACCAGGAATTCGTCTTAAAGCAGCTCGAATCTTGCTCTGGGCCTGCCCCAAAAGGTGGCACCGGGtagtgtagtggccagtgaagcaaacccagattaaattccctaataatttcccagatataaagcatattcaaatcacgcgccaacttgattagtacggacaccaaggctttaaaaacagctacttcgaatatggagctttaattgctcgaatgttctttttcgactctcgagaccgaattccatggaagggtcccgttaaagctcgtctatgccgcttaagccgacagcgacggtgaacacgcggatcaattccatttttctcccaaaacactttgattgtgcctgtgccaatagtgccaaactctagtggaagttcacgtgtccctgtattacataatacataccaaattacataactgcaagtcggcggagaatcgactaaaaagcaaaatcaagctatattgtgtggtgaaagtgcaaagtgctacgtagagaaaaagaaggtgattatagaggaaagcaggtttggtacattcactgaattccgaatctattacagaatctcttggtcactggaggtctgccgtgctttggcgctctcacgcctaaccccccacgcaacctccagtgtctcatttttggccgcttcgaattaccagcgtttccgttgtacggacgatctgtatcgacttttgaatgccctctaagcgtatcttgcgagatgcaactcaacatccttgatgcggaatcgacaacgcctaggaattaaagtggaaatttatgtcagctaaaattgtgcagaagatgtgaatacaagatcaggaatcggaatctagggtgacctgtgtcgtggacaacatgtgatcatcgattcgtgagtacggacatacccgcgaaatagcagggtatagcagcggtgcagcgtaatgaaagggagagcgtgataactcacacgccaagagcgagctttcgttcgaagagaattcggacatatgcgtgcgtatgcacacacatataaacgtgcattaatttgatcatcgacattctctttgctttgtcttgttcttttcttttgcttgcattcttgtgtttgcactgcaattaaatttgactttaaatgtaaaatcatataaacatacagttatattaaggaatatctttcctatagaattaatttctttatcatatgtcttaagtcctttcctaatcaactcaatgttaagcattgattcactctggcaatgtcgtccaaaatatcattctttaattctttactatttgtatataattaatattgttccacagctaccgaagcagttcattggcccaacgagctcgtcaaggaaagtgtttgaatttggtaatgatcattaatttcgtattgaatggaaatgttgaccttcgagagtaaaaaggctcagttttgctatgaattgtattttatattcttaagttaatgaaccttttgttatatatgaatcatttgaatcttgattaatagaactattttgaattaacatgaatttggaataaataacaacaATTCTGTCTATgtacataatgccaatgatgcatcgagtgtagtaatgcagcggtagttacgttatgggccatgccaacatcgttccacgcattgccgaaggtagggagggtatagaggaactagtgatctcctacacctaggatcactaaattaaatacgcgactaccggattccttcttgccatctatgccgaccggggattgattacatttgtttttttttttttttgatcaaagtagattctgtgtcagtgcacttaaatttttataatatggcgagaaccaggaagtatagggatagaaaagaccccgaccccatccggcgagctgagcccagagcgcagtatagtgcactaaccccgattccctttcctgctgaggctgcattgccaacaagatttaaccagcccgtagccgtaacattataGTAGATAGGTGGGGCGGGGCAAGGCGGGGGCGGCAGTAACATGTTGGCATCGTCTAGAAACTTACAAACATGACATTAAATGTAGCCCGCTCGCAGATGCAGACACAAAAGCAGGTGAAAAGAGCAGCGTAATGAGCGCGGAAAACTTTCCCAAGAAGAGATTTTCCTCGTTGCGTTGGACGGACGAAGGAAGGACCATTTAAATGCCTGCAGCAGACAGTGAAAACTTCTGGCACCTATGGGAATTTCATTTGTTGTTCAATTTTTAAGCAGTTCGCGATTTGAATTCAAAGCTCTTCGTATACCCCGTAACCGCTGATTGTACGGGTATGCTGGCCCTTAAAGTCCTTTTTTGCTTGGCTTAGCAGGGGGTAACCAAAGGGTTCTTTCTTGAGGTTTCTTTGGCATTTCAGGACCCAAGGAATGCCGAAGTAAATTTACACAATGAAATCTTAAGAGATCCCCAGGGAGGTGGCGCGAGCAGGAAACTTTCTGCCACAGACAAGGGATGGGAgagcgggggggggggggggtgggggggcaCACCTGAATACATACTTGAACAACACACGGCATATGCCATGAAAGGGGAGTGGGTAGTGGGAGGCCCTCGCCATTTGACCGGAAGTTCGACAAAGTTCAAATGACACACAGAAATCCTTGGAGTTGGGGCTATGTGGCTATGCTCTTACGTGTACATATCTGTGGCACGGGTCCGAGGCATGGCAACGGCTGTTATTCATTCGCTTTGGCAAATAAATGAACCGTAcactaaaacaaacaaattcaATTGAATCACTCTCCTGGGCATTACAATTGAATGTGCCCAGGACCAGGAACAGGCCGAGGCCTCCTCGTCCTTGCCCCACCAGAcatgtgcgtgtgcgtgtgtgtgcgttgcCCCGCCCCTGGTCCCAGATGAAAATCGAATGAAAATGTTCAATTTGTTGCAAACAAAGAAGCAACGCCCCCGAAATAGCCAGAAACCAAAAGTTAAGGCCGAAAATCTGTTTTCTGCCACAAAGGCACATCCGATGTTGCACTTGGCTGATTGCAACAATTCTTTATTCCAACATTTTTCGATATTCCTATTTTTGGGATTGCAATTGTGTTTTGGGGCGGTGCCCGGATTAGGTGGTTCCTTCgtgtattttttttgtatcgaGAAACCATTGAGGATTGATTTGTATATTGGTTGCGCAATTCTCTGTTTTGGTATTTAACCAAGTTATGGGCACTGCAACAGCCAATTAACCCTTACCCAAGCCCCTGCACCTGCCTCCTCTGCCTTGTGCCACAGTCTGTGGCGCTTTGTCTACGCGTGTCTTGGCACTTTTGGTCTTTTGACTTTCCGATCGTTAATAGTTGTATGTTTTACAGTCATTTGGCAATCTGGCCGTCTTGGCCGGCGGTCGGGCATTACCCTTAATTGATGAATGCCATAAACAAACATATACATAGCCAGGAGGTTGGAAAAAATAGCATTTTTTGGTCATATATCAAGCGACCCACAAAACTGCAAATGAACTGCAATTATCAAGGAGCGGCCACAGGCCACCGGCCACCAGGCCACAGCAAATGCAAACAAGTTTTTTACTTTTTCAGTTCGCAATGCAAATCATCATTAAATAAATTACTCATAATTATGGCCAGAGACTAGTCTTTTCCAATAGGGGAATTCGCGCCGGCCATTTGTCTAAGCCCGAGTCAAATTTTGACTAATTTCGAGCCCGGGATTGAAGCTTGCTTTTCGCTTTTCGCATTTCCTTCTCTGGATTTTGCTCTCTCCCGTCTGGCTGCCAAAGTGGGCGGCCTTAAGTCGTGTAATTTTCTGTCAAATTTTGTATGATTTTTGGCTTGATAAAATGCCAAAGGCGCGGCGCGGGCCTAgtctggctttggctttaaCATTTGCTTCCTGGTCAAAGACAATCAGCTAAGCCGCGACTCAGCTCAAACGGACGGCTGTATCTTCCTCGaatgaaaataataaaaatattaaaaaaattatatacaAAATTGTCAGTACCATCAATCCAGGTTTCATTGTTTTATGCCCATAAATAAGGGGGCGTTTTTCTAATCAAAGCTCCTTGCACAATACCCAGGAAATATTATCACTCTTTCGTGTAACGGCTTGACCCACTCGGGTTCTCTGTTCTTCAAAGACCCATCTTGAAACCCGATTTGGAGACGATTAACTTGCTCTCATTAGCATTTCCATTTGACTTCGGCATCAGAAACCAAAGAGAGCTGTCAGGGCGAAATGCTTTCCACTTGACTGCACTTTTCCAGTGCAATTTTCGCACTCAAGTGGAGAGTAATTTGTGGTCGTCGTTGGTAACAGAACcggggactggggactggggaccGGGGATTGCGGCTTTTGGCTTCACTTTTCGCAATTCgcattttgcttttgcttttgctggaGGGAGCCAATCGGATAGTTGGAACAAGTCCATTTCGGAGACCAAAAGAAACTGAATGATTGTGGGCACTGAGTGATAGTTCATCGGGGGCGGAGGGGCGGCAGGCATTGCAAATGTGATATAATGATCCCGCAGCAAGGGGCAGCCGTCGTTTCAAGTCGCCTGCTATCACTCTCGGTCTTTCAGCGCCGTAGACTTTGCAAAAACCATTCATTAACAAGACAAAAATTATGAATGCCTCGCGCTCCGACGACTCTGGCGACAACTGTCAAAACAGGCCTGGGGACTGCAAAGTCCGTCTGAGTGTTGATGGCCCCGAAGCGGCGACAACTGGGGGATTTGTATGCCTTATATAACGAACTCAAAGTGGGACAAATGATTTACAAAAATAATTTTGCAATGTGCGTTGGCCAATGGCTGCTTTAAGCTGGCCAAAAGCTGTCTCGGCCATCACCAATCCGTCTGCTATACAGGTCCCAGTCTCCGCTCTTCgttctcctcctcctgctgctgctgctgctggctgtcGCCGTGAGCAGTAAGTCAAACAAATCAGTCGTGCCAGAAGATTAATGGCGGCATTATTGTGTCGCCTGCACAGTCATCCACatcctcatcgtcatcgtcatcgtcatcggcAGGggcaccatcatcatcatcaacatcAACGGAATGGGCCTTCGGTCTTCTTTGGCTCCTTCCACCCAACATCATCGTTGGCAACTTCATCATGCGGCTGTTCATCGTGCTGGCCCTGAGGACCTGCCGCTCTGTCCGTGTCTGTGGTGGGTGGTGGCCGCGTGACACGATCAGCAGCTGTTGCTTGGGGATTGGGGACTGGCAATGGGCAGCCCTGGCACTCACGCGAGCAGCACTGGGTGAAAAGCCCCACTGCTGTCATCTCGTCTGCATGTTGCATGCGATTTTTCTTGCAGTAAATAATTTTTCATGCCATCTGTCCTCCGTGTGTGTCTGGGCATGGGTGTCTCCCCCTCCCGCCCCAGTCGTGGGCAAGTCCTCACCGTCCGTCGTATTATAGCCCATTGATCAGTTTGTTTTACTAGCTCCTGGTCGGCTCTCCCAGCTCTCCCAGCTCTCGTTCGTCGTATGGGCTTGTGTACATTTCGGATTATGAACTCTTTAAAACGTTCCGCTCTGGCTGGATGTGGCACGGGGCAGATGGAAATGGAGATGCAACAATCGATGCGGCAGCGATGGAAAGAGTTTCGGGCACTTGgtttccattccattcgatTATGATGGATGCTCTGCGAGGGCAAAGCGTTTGGGGCTGCTCCACTGTTAAAGGGATAATCGGCATACTTTCAGGTCGTGGATTTTCTTGAGAAGTGTATTATTATGTTCTCAATGTAATATGCAATAAAGAGCTGCTTCTGTGGCAGGGCAGGGCCCTTCTTTTCAAGGACCTTTTCATGCCTTGTTAGTGGCCCGGAACTATGCAAATTTGTTTAGTTTATTGAGCTGCACTCGTGGGGCAGCCCAGGCCGTCGAAATGCCTGCCTGACAAACAGTCGGCATTGTCCTCCGCCAGGACCGAAGCctcggagccggagccgggcCTCCGAGCCGGAGCCGGCTGCAATGCTGTAAAACTTTCGCAATGCCAGAATGGAGGAGagcatttaattaaattcctTTGCACCTTTAGTGCTGCGCTGAAAATTCCACAGCCGACACAGGACAAGCTGGCAGGATATCCTCGGCAGGAGCCCGGCCGGGGCAGGGGGCCACAGCCATAACCAATTAATCTTTGCGGCCTGACTTCGGCTCGCCTCCCTCCGGCAGCCCCACAAATGAGGCATTTGATTTTAAAACTAGCAGTTTCCGAGACAAAAGAGGAGCCTCGGATTAGTCGGGGCGGGGCCGGGCTATGTTCAATCAGCCGCTGAATTATGTTGACAGGGCACGCACATTTGGCAGGCACTGTAGGACCGTTTTTGGGGACATCAAGTTTGCAGTTCTTCTCCTTTTTTGAGGGCACTTGCACTCGTGCCTTTAATTTTGTAGCAGTATCCCTCAAGTTTGCCGAACTTGTGCCTGCATCCTGCGGCCTGCAGGCGGCTCGAACGGAAACAACTTGTGTGCCGCAGCCAGCCCTCCGCCCTGCCCCAGCCTGCCTGTGCTCCTTCTGGGCAAATGCAATTTGTATGGCCTTCAAGTGCGGCTCGTTATTGCCAAATTTAGAACTGCTCGAAATAATCCCAAAAAAATTTGCTACGATCCTAACTCATGGCGGTATAACTCTCCTGCAAGGGATCTATAGATCCTACCGACACTTTTGTCGCTTGGCGGCCGACCTGGCCCTCTATCTGCCACCCCCTGCCAGCACGTGGACTACAAACTTTGGCGGCAAAGTTGTCCAGCAGCAGTGGCCGTGTCCAAAGCTGCGCTTGAACCGGTGCACACCGGAAGTGGTGTTGGTGGTCCTGCACCTGCCCCAGCCCCATCGGTGTGTGGCAAGTGCTGGCGAAGTTTAATTATGTAGAAATCGAGACACGCACTTTTGCAGCCAAAGCCATTAAACGATGCCCGGGC harbors:
- the LOC108159339 gene encoding uncharacterized protein LOC108159339, giving the protein MSSEESPGGGEGGDGAGSGSAKGTTTAGAALMMASPWLTVAAATAYTTTAMWAKLREMGIFKSLRGRKSAAAAAAAAADDEDAADAAGDASQTTDEVLKLFQDGTAIDGLLLQDQELQQREEGLGPDRPLELSPIGF